Proteins encoded by one window of Acinonyx jubatus isolate Ajub_Pintada_27869175 chromosome X, VMU_Ajub_asm_v1.0, whole genome shotgun sequence:
- the HCFC1 gene encoding host cell factor 1 isoform X2, which translates to MASAVSPANSPAVLLQPRWKRVVGWSGPVPRPRHGHRAVAIKELIVVFGGGNEGIVDELHVYNTATNQWFIPAVRGDIPPGCAAYGFVCDGTRLLVFGGMVEYGKYSNDLYELQASRWEWKRLKAKTPKNGPPPCPRLGHSFSLVGNKCYLFGGLANDSEDPKNNIPRYLNDLYILELRPGSGVVAWDIPITYGVLPPPRESHTAVVYTEKDNKKSKLVIYGGMSGCRLGDLWTLDIETLTWNKPSLSGVAPLPRSLHSATTIGNKMYVFGGWVPLVMDDVKVATHEKEWKCTNTLACLNLDTMAWETILMDTLEDNIPRARAGHCAVAINTRLYIWSGRDGYRKAWNNQVCCKDLWYLETEKPPPPARVQLVRANTNSLEVSWGAVATADSYLLQLQKYDIPATAATAASPTPNPVPSVPANPPKSPAPAAAAPAVQPLTQVGITLLPQAAAAPPTTTAIQVLPTVPGSSISVPTAARTQGVPAVLKVTGPQATTGTPLVTMRPASQAGKAPVTVTSLPAGVRMVVPTQSAQGTVIGSSPQMSGMAALAAAAAATQKIPPSSAPTVLSVPAGTTIVKTVAVTPGTTTLPATVKVASSPVMVSNPATRMLKTAAAQVGTSVSSAANTSTRPIITVHKSGTVTVAQQAQVVTTVVGGVTKTITLVKSPISVPGGSALISNLGKVMSVVQTKPVQTSAVTGQASTGPVTQIIQTKGPLPAGTILKLVTSADGKPTTIITTTQASGAGTKPTILGISSVSPSTTKPGTTTIIKTIPMSAIITQAGATGVTSSPGIKSPITIITTKVMTSGTGAPAKIITAVPKIATGHGQQGVTQVVLKGAPGQPGTILRTVPMGGVRLVTPVTVSAVKPAVTTLVVKGTTGVTTLGTVTGTVSTSLAGAGGHSTSASLATPITTLGTIATLSSQVINPTAITVSAAQTTLTAAGGLTTPTITMQPVSQPTQVTLITAPSGVEAQPVHDLPVSILASPTTEQPTATVTIADSGQGEVQPGTVTLVCSNPPCETHETGTTNTATTTVVANLGGQPQPTQVQFVCDRQEAAASLVASTVGQQNGSVVRVCSNPPCETHETGTTHTATTATSNMAGQHGCSNPPCETHETGTTSTATTAVSSIGAGQQRDLRRACVAGTAPAVVRVGMAAGVSEGAQGSVKASCQTRQTGVTGTAMTVLATGAPCSAGPLLGPALAVEAGGRAATFVQLAAVSGQVRPSGPVAGLSQLASVGRQPEAHHTHTTNTPTTVRSSMGAGEPGEARGTPTTAYESSASGAVTVTALEALLCPSATASQVCSDPPCETHDTGTTHTATTSNAGSTQRVCSNPPCETHETGTTHTPTTATSNGGAGQPEGGQQPPAGRPCETHQTTSTGTTMSVGVGALLPVESGLEVAAPPSIAPQAAASLLAPFPTQRVCSNPPCETHETGTTHTATTVTSNMSSNQDPPPAASDQGDVESTQGDSVNITSSSAVTTTVSSTLTRAVTTVTQSTPVPGPSVPKISSMTEATPGALTTEVPIPATITVTIANTETSDMPFSAVDILQPPEELQASPGPRQQLPPRQLLQPASTPLMGESAEVLSASQTPELQAAVDLSGTGDPSSGQEPASSAVVATVVVQPPPPTQSEVDQLSLPQELMAEAQAGTTTLMVTGLTPEELAVTAAAEAAAQAAATEEAQALAIQAVLQAAQQAVMGTGEPMDTSEAAAAVTQAELGHLSAEGQEGQATTIPIVLTQQELAALVQQQQQLQEAQAQQHHHLPTEALAPADSLNDPAIESNCLNELAAAVPSTVALLPSTATESLAPSNTFVAPQPVVVASPAKLQAAATLTEVANGIESLGVKPDLPPPPSKAPVKKENQWFDVGVIKGTNVMVTHYFLPPDDAVPSDDDSGAVPDYSQLKKQELQPGTAYKFRVAGVNACGRGPFSEISAFKTCLPGFPGAPCAIKISKSPDGAHLTWEPPSVTSGKIIEYSVYLAIQSSQAGGEPKSSAPAQLAFMRVYCGPSPSCLVQSSSLSNAHIDYTTKPAIIFRIAARNEKGYGPATQVRWLQETSKDSSGAKPASKRPMSSPEMKSAPKKSKADGQ; encoded by the exons ATGGCTTCGGCCGTGTCGCCCGCCAACTCTCCAGCGGTGCTCCTGCAGCCCCGCTGGAAGCGAGTGGTGGGCTGGTCGGGTCCGGTGCCCCGGCCCCGCCACGGCCACCGAGCCGTGGCCATCAAGGAACTCATCGTGGTGTTTGGCGGCGGCAACGAGGGGATAGTGGACGAACTGCACGTGTACAACACGG CGACTAACCAGTGGTTCATCCCTGCCGTGAGAGGGGACATCCCCCCTGGGTGTGCCGCATATGGCTTCGTGTGTGATGGCACTCGCCTGCTGGTGTTTGGTGGGATGGTGGAGTATGGGAAATACAGCAATGACCTCTACGAGCTCCAG GCAAGCCGGTGGGAATGGAAGAGACTCAAAGCAAAGACGCCCAAAAATGGACCCCCTCCGTGTCCTCGGCTTGGGCACAGCTTCTCCCTCGTGGGCAACAAGTGCTACCTGTTTGGGGGTCTGGCCAACGATAGCGAAGACCCCAAGAACAACATTCCGAG GTACCTGAATGACTTATACATCCTGGAATTGCGGCCGGGCTCCGGAGTGGTGGCCTGGGACATCCCCATCACTTACGGCGTTCTGCCTCCACCCCGGGAGTCCCACACTGCTGTGGTCTATACTGAGAAAGACAACAAGAAGTCCAAGCTGGTGATCTATGGAGGGATGAGCGGCTGTAGGCTGGGGGACCTTTGGACCTTGGATATCG AGACTCTGACGTGGAACAAGCCCAGTCTCAGCGGGGTGGCGCCTCTTCCCCGGAGTCTTCACTCAGCCACGACCATAGGAAACAA AATGTACGTGTTTGGTGGCTGGGTGCCTCTCGTCATGGATGACGTCAAAGTGGCCACACACGAGAAGGAGTGGAAGTGTACCAACACACTGGCTTGTCTCAACCTGG ATACCATGGCCTGGGAGACCATCCTGATGGACACGCTGGAGGACAATATTCCCCGGGCCCGAGCCGGCCACTGTGCCGTAGCCATCAACACCCGCCTGTACATTTGGAGTGGGCGCGACGGCTACCGAAAGGCCTGGAACAACCAGGTCTGCTGCAAGGACCTGTGGTACCTGGAGACAG AAAAGCCACCACCCCCGGCCCGGGTACAGCTGGTACGAGCCAACACCAATTCCCTGGAGGTGAGCTGGGGGGCCGTGGCAACAGCCGACAGTTACCTTCTGCAGCTCCAGAAATATGACATTCCCGCCACGGCCGCTACTGCCGCCTCCCCCACGCCCAATCCGGTCCCGTCTGTGCCCGCCAACCCTCCCAAGAGCCCCGCCCCGGCAGCAGCCGCACCTGCCGTGCAGCCGCTGACCCAGGTAGGCATCACGCTCCTGCCCCAGGCTGCTGCCGCGCCCCCGACCACCACCGCCATCCAGGTCTTGCCGACGGTACCCGGCAGCTCAATCTCCGTGCCCACGGCGGCCAGGACTCAAG GCGTCCCCGCTGTTCTCAAAGTCACCGGTCCTCAGGCCACGACAGGAACCCCGCTGGTCACCATGAGACCTGCCAGCCAGGCTGGGAAAGCCCCCGTCACCGTGACCTCCCTTCCTGCAGGCGTGCGAATGGTTGTGCCCACGCAGAGTGCCCAGGGCACG GTGATTGGCAGCAGCCCGCAGATGAGCGGCATGGCCGCGCTGGCAGCTGCAGCTGCCGCCACCCAGAAGATCCCGCCCTCGTCAGCGCCCACGGTGCTGAGTGTCCCAGCAGGCACGACCATCGTCAAAACCGTGGCTGTGACGCCAGGCACCACCACCCTCCCGGCTACTGTAAAGGTAGCCTCCTCGCCGGTCATG GTGAGCAACCCGGCCACTCGGATGCTGAAGACTGCGGCCGCCCAGGTGGGGACGTCTGTCTCCTCTGCTGCCAACACATCCACCCGCCCTATCATCACGGTGCATAAGTCGGGAACTGTGACAGTGGCCCAGCAAGCTCAGGTGGTGACCACGGTGGTGGGTGGAGTCACCAAGACCATCACCTTGGTGAAGAGCCCCATCTCTGTCCCAGgaggcagtgctctg ATTTCCAACCTGGGCAAGGTGATGTCAGTGGTTCAGACCAAACCGGTTCAGACTTCAGCGGTCACAGGCCAGGCATCTACGGGCCCGGTGACTCAGATCATCCAG ACCAAAGGGCCCCTGCCGGCCGGGACCATCCTGAAGCTGGTAACCTCCGCGGACGGCAAgcccaccaccatcatcactaccACGCAGGCCAGCGGGGCCGGGACTAAGCCCACCATCCTGGGCATCAGCAGTGTGTCCCCGAGCACCACCAAGCCGGGCACGACCACCATCATCAAGACCATCCCCATGTCGGCCATCATCACGCAGGCCGGTGCCACAG GTGTGACCAGCAGTCCGGGCATCAAGTCCCccatcaccattatcaccacCAAGGTGATGACTTCAGGAACCGGAGCGCCTGCCAAAATCATCACAGCTGTCCCTAAAATCGCCACTGGCCACGGGCAGCAAGGAGTGACCCAG GTGGTGCTAAAGGGGGCCCCCGGACAGCCGGGCACCATCCTCCGCACCGTGCCCATGGGGGGTGTCCGCCTGGTCACCCCCGTCACCGTCTCTGCCGTCAAGCCAGCAGTCACCACGTTGGTTGTGAAGGGCACCACAG GCGTCACGACCCTGGGCACAGTGACAGGCACCGTCTCCACCAGCCTTGCCGGAGCTGGGGGCCACAGTACCAGCGCCTCCCTGGCCACGCCCATCACCACGTTGGGCACCATCGCCACCCTCTCAAGCCAAGTGATCAACCCCACCGCCATCACCGTGTCGGCTGCGCAGACCACGCTGACGGCGGCCGGCGGgctcaccacccccaccatcaccatGCAG CCTGTCTCCCAGCCTACCCAGGTGACGCTCATCACGGCGCCCAGTGGAGTCGAGGCCCAGCCCGTGCATGACCTCCCTGTGTCCATTCTGGCCTCGCCCACCACAGAACAGCCCACGGCCACGGTCACCATCGCCGATTCAGGCCAGGGTGAGGTGCAGCCGGGCACCGTGACGCTGGTTTGCTCCAACCCGCCCTGCGAGACCCACGAGACGGGCACCACCAACACAGCCACCACCACCGTCGTGGCTAACCTCGGGGGGCAGCCGCAGCCCACCCAAGTGCAGTTCGTCTGTGATAGACAGGAGGCGGCCGCTTCTCTCGTGGCCTCGACAGTGGGGCAGCAGAACGGCAGCGTGGTTCGTGTCTGCTCCAACCCGCCGTGCGAGACCCACGAGACGGGCACCACCCACACGGCCACCACCGCCACGTCCAACATGGCTGGGCAGCATGGCTGCTCCAACCCGCCATGCGAGACCCACGAGACCGGCACCACCAGCACCGCCACCACCGCTGTGTCGAGCATCGGCGCCGGCCAGCAGCGAGACCTCCGCCGTGCCTGCGTGGCTGGCACCGCTCCTGCTGTGGTCCGGGTCGGCATGGCCGCCGGGGTGTCAGAGGGAGCCCAGGGCTCCGTCAAGGCCTCGTGCCAAACCCGCCAGACCGGCGTGACCGGTACCGCCATGACTGTGCTGGCCACCGGGGCCCCATGCTCGGCCGGCCCGCTCCTTGGGCCGGCCCTGGCGGTGGAGGCCGGCGGCCGCGCCGCCACCTTCGTGCAGCTGGCCGCCGTGAGTGGCCAGGTCAGACCCAGCGGCCCCGTGGCCGGCTTGAGTCAGCTGGCGTCCGTGGGGCGCCAGCCGGAGGCTCATCACACCCACACGACCAACACCCCCACCACGGTCCGCTCCTCCATGGGTGCCGGAGAGCCCGGCGAGGCACGGGGGACCCCCACAACCGCGTACGAGAGCTCGGCCAGTGGCGCCGTGACTGTGACGGCCCTGGAGGCGCTGCTGTGCCCCTCGGCCACCGCGAGCCAAGTCTGCTCCGACCCGCCGTGCGAGACCCATGACACAGGCACCACCCACACCGCCACTACCTCGAATGCCGGCAGCACCCAGCGGGTCTGCTCCAACCCGCCATGCGAGACCCACGAGACGGGCACCACCCACACGCCCACCACAGCCACGTCCAACGGGGGTGCGGGCCAGCCTGAGGGCGGGCAGCAGCCCCCCGCCGGCCGCCCCTGCGAGACACACCAGACCACGTCCACCGGTACCACCATGTCGGTCGGCGTGGGCGCCTTGCTCCCCGTGGAGTCCGGCTTGGAGGTGGCGGCGCCTCCCTCCATCGCCCCCCAGGCTGCTGCTTCGTTGCTGGCTCCTTTCCCGACGCAGAGGGTGTGCTCCAACCCCCCTTGTGAGACGCACGAGACGGGCACCACACACACGGCCACCACCGTCACCTCGAACATGAGCTCAAACCAAG ATCCCCCACCAGCCGCCAGCGACCAGGGAGACGTGGAGAGCACCCAGGGCGACAGTGTGAACATCACCAGCTCCAGTGCCGTTACGACAACCGTGTCCTCCACACTGACGAGGGCTGTGACCACTGTGACACAGTCCACCCCAGTCCCGGGCCCCTCGGTACCG AAGATCTCATCAATGACTGAGGCTACCCCAGGGGCTCTGACCACCGAAGTCCCCATCCCAGCCACGATAACAGTGACCATAGCCAACACAGAAACTTCTGACATGCCCTTCTCTGCTGTTGACATCCTGCAGCCCCCAGAGGAACTCCAGGCCTCGCCAGGGCCCCGCCAGCAGCTTCCGCCACGGCAGCTCCTGCAACCCGCCTCCACGCCCCTGATGGGGGAGTCCGCCGAGGTCCTGTCAGCCTCCCAGACCCCTGAGCTCCAAGCCGCCGTGGATCTGAGCGGTACAGGGGACCCGTCTTCGGGCCAGGAGCCCGCCAGCTCCGCCGTGGTGGCCACTGTGGTGGTCCAGCCGCCCCCGCCTACGCAGTCTGAAGTAGACCAGCTGTCGCTTCCTCAAGAGCTGATGGCCGAGGCCCAGGCAGGCACCACCACCCTCATGGTGACGGGGCTCACCCCCGAGGAGCTGGCGGTCACCGCTGCCGCTGAAGCAGCTGCCCAGGCTGCAGCCACCGAGGAGGCCCAGGCCCTGGCCATCCAGGCGGTGCTCCAGGCTGCGCAGCAGGCCGTCATGG GCACCGGGGAGCCCATGGACACATCTGAGGCGGCGGCGGCCGTGACGCAGGCCGAGCTGGGCCACCTGTCCGCCGAGGGCCAGGAGGGCCAGGCCACCACCATCCCCATCGTGCTGACGCAGCAGGAGCTGGCCGCTCTGgtgcagcaacagcagcagctgcAGGAGGCACAGGCCCAGCAGCACCACCACCTGCCCACCGAGGCCCTGGCGCCTGCCGACAGCCTCAACGACCCGGCCATCGAGAGCAACTGCCTCAACGAGCTGGCCGCCGCCGTCCCCAGCACCGTGGCCCTGCTGCCCTCCACAGCCACTGAGA GCCTGGCTCCGTCCAACACATTTGTGGCCCCCCAGCCGGTCGTGGTAGCCAGCCCTGCCAAACTACAGGCCGCGGCGACCCTGACTGAAGTGGCCAATGGCATCGAGTCCCTGGGCGTG aAGCCAGACTTACCGCCCCCGCCCAGCAAAGCCCCCGTGAAGAAGGAGAACCAGTGGTTCGACGTGGGCGTTATTAAGGGTACCAACGTAATGGTGACACACTATTTCCTGCCACCAGACGATGCCGTCCCGTCCGAC GATGACTCGGGCGCCGTCCCCGACTACAGCCAGCTGAAGAAACAGGAGCTGCAGCCGGGCACGGCCTACAAGTTCCGTGTCGCTGGGGTCAACGCCTGCGGCCGGGGGCCCTTCAGCGAGATCTCTGCTTTCAAGACGTGTCTGCCCGGCTTCCCGGGGGCTCCCTGTGCCATTAAAATCAGCAAA AGTCCAGATGGTGCTCACCTCACCTGGGAGCCGCCGTCCGTGACGTCCGGCAAGATCATCGAGTACTCGGTGTACCTGGCCATCCAGAGCTCGCAGGCCGGTGGCGAGCCCAAGAGCTCCGCCCCGGCCCAGCTGGCCTTCATGCGGGTGTACTGCgggcccagcccctcctgctTGGTGCAGTCGTCCAGCCTCTCCAACGCCCACATTGACTACACCACCAAGCCCGCCATCATCTTCCGCATCGCCGCCCGCAACGAGAAGGGCTACGGCCCTGCCACCCAAGTCAGGTGGCTGCAAG AAACCAGTAAAGACAGCTCCGGCGCCAAGCCAGCCAGCAAGCGGCCCATGTCCTCTCCGGAAAT